The Populus trichocarpa isolate Nisqually-1 chromosome 11, P.trichocarpa_v4.1, whole genome shotgun sequence genome has a segment encoding these proteins:
- the LOC127904008 gene encoding LOW QUALITY PROTEIN: uncharacterized protein LOC127904008 (The sequence of the model RefSeq protein was modified relative to this genomic sequence to represent the inferred CDS: deleted 1 base in 1 codon) → MPVEKKGFIGRKREGDVNNLEDGYKGKKVDSHNPQPELTCEYHAGNPGHGIETCYAFKKRLLELIKIGWVSFEDKPNINSNPLPKHASSSSGIGMIEVGNQCKVLKVSMEKMYYMLVRSGFLEANMEGHSEGGSYCEFHGRDGHYIEDCIEFCEKIAKMLKMGQLRIEPMENRGEVSMMEDQMEMTGVCRVQQTANGPPRLILVKPSYTKGNHNVMPYNYGYASNVQAPLPLFQTEISGLTRSGRCFTSEELRKAKGKEVVDLDQALEVNKPVTEEESNEFLKLIKHMGRIHATNYLYFTADELDTEGTGHNKPLYITVRCKDCLIGKVLIDNGSALNVLPKHMLEEMPIDESHIKPSTMMARAYDGSPRPIIGTLEVELYVGPQMFLAEETVSMIKNVAVPFIEANDCKDNNIHAFEIVNTDWVPENTVLRRPRISEAARMASLCFLNRGIPFQYNFIIRIPEGVNLARMKSAAQKFGLGYQPNQKDYQWAAGRRRARRMARIKGREPDEEKLEIPPLSVSFPKAAYIMQHDKEAESLDQELSSMSINTLGENKVEGDDMKTVARKGDEALPQLTVYTIEEVSAKTFVRKLVEQQEQTWKPAAEELETINVGNDQLKKELKIGTLVTSEQRTKMIALLQEYADVFAWSYEDMPGLDTNIVVHKIPLEEGCKPVKQKLRRAHPDVWIKVKVELEKQWDAGFLEVVRYPQWVSNIVVVPKKEGKIRVCVDFQNLNKVSPKDDFPLPHIDVLVDNAARSSIYSFMDGFSGYNQIKMAPEDKTKTTFVTPWGTFCYKVMPFGLKNAGATYQRAMVTLFHDMMHKEIEVYVDDMIAKSKRGEDHVEVLRKLFERLRKYELRLNPAKCSFGVKSGKLLGFVVSDRGIEVDPDKVKVIQAMSSPKTEKEVRGFLGRINYIARFIAQLTTTCEPIFRLLRKKNPGTWNEECEEAFNKIKYYLQNPPLLVPPVSGKPLVLYLTVTEAAMGCVLGQHDETGRKERAIYYLSKKFTECESRYTEIERLCCALVWAAKRLRHYMLYYTTWLISKVDPLRYICNKPFLSSRIARWQVLLAEYDIVYMTRKAVKGSAIADHLADNAVEDYEPLDFDFPDEDILLIEKEEEKTDWWTMFFDGAVNVYGNGAGAVIISPNKKQYPVSVKLHFECTNNTAEYEACILGLEAALELKIKKLDVYGDSMLIICQVKGEWQTKEEKLRSYQEYLSTLAKEFEEIRFTHLGREGNHFADALATLAAMTTIDLKCKVQPLHIDIRNDPAHCCLVEGEMDGQPWYYDIKNLVQNHVYPVGASKTDKKTLRRLAVDFYLDGEILYKRSFDGTLLRCLNEEDARKALREVHEGICSTHASGHMIARKIQRAGYFWMTLEKDCIDYVRKCHKCQVYSDKVNMPPAPLFNLISPWPFAMWGIDVIGPVNPKASNGHRFILVAIDYFTKWVEANSYAHVTQKVVKRFIEKDLICRYGPPEKIVTDNAQNFNGKMIVELCTKWKIKHSNSSPYRPKMNGAVEAANKNIKKIIQKMVVTYRDWHEMLSFALHAYRTTVRTSTGTTPYSLVYGMEAVMPLEVEIPSLRVLMDSELEEAEWAKVRYEQLNLISEKRMAAICHHQLYQKRMAKAYDKKVRPRLFQEGDLVLKKILSLPGDDQSKWAPNYEGPYIVKKAFSGGALKLARMDGEDLARPVNSDSVKRYYA, encoded by the exons ATGCCAGTggaaaagaagggttttattggaaggAAGAGAGAAGGCGATGTTAACAATTTGGAAGACGGGTATAAGGGCAAGAAAGTAGATTCCCACAATCCACAA cccgagttAACTTGTGAGTACCATGCGGGTAATCCCGGGCATGGGATTGAAACCTGTTACGCTTTCAAGAAAAGATTGCTGGAGCTTATTAAGATAGGATGGGTATCCTTTGAGGACAAGCCCAATATTAATTCAAACCCGTTGCCTAAACATGCCTCAAGTAGTAGTGGAATAGGCATGATAGAAGTTGGAAATCAATGCAAGGTGCTGAAGGTGTCTATGGAAAAGATGTACTACATGTTAGTACGATCAGGATTTCTAGAGGCAAATATGGAAGGCCATTCGGAGGGAGGTAGTTATTGTGAGTTCCATGGAAGAGATGGACATTATATTGAGGATTGCATCGAGTTTTgcgaaaagattgcaaaaatgttaaaaatggggcaattgagaattgaacccATGGAGAACAGGggtgaggtgagtatgatggaagATCAGATGGAGATGACAGGAGTATGCAGGGTCCAACAAACAGCTAATGGTCCCCCAAGGCTAATCTTGGTTAAACCGTCCTACACAAAAGGGAATCACAATGTCAtgccttataattatggttatgccTCCAACGTTCAAGCTCCTCTTCCTTTGTTCCAGACTGAGATAAGTGGGTTGACCAGGAGTGGTCGTTGCTTTACTTCCGAGGAGTTGAGGAAGGCAAAGGGCAAAGAAGTGGTAGATCTGGACCaagcactagaagttaataagCCCGTAACGGAAGAGGAGTCGAATGAATTCCtgaagttgatcaagcata TGGGGAGGATCCATGCAACTAATTACCTATACTTCACAGCAGATGAGCTCGATACTGAAGGTACCGGACATAACAAGCCCTTATACATTAcggttaggtgcaaggactgcCTCATAGGAAAAGTACTCATTGATAACGGCTCGGCCCTTAATGTGTTGCCAAAGCACATGTTGGAAGAAATGCCGATCGATGAATCCCATATAAAGCCAAGTACTATGATGGCCAGAGCGTATGATGGCTCACCTAGGCCAATAATTGGGACTCTAGAAGTGGAGCTATATGTGGGACCACAAATGTTCCTA GCTGAGGAGACAGTATCCATGATAAAGAATGTAGCTGTGCCTTTTATCGAAGCGAATGATTGCAAGGATAACAATATCCATGCCTTTGAAATTGTGAACACTGACTGGGTGCCGGAGAACACAGTGCTAAGAAGGCCAaggatctcagaagcagcaaggatggcaaGTCTATGCTTTTTGAACCGCGGGATCCCATTTCAGTATAACTTTATTATCAGGATACCAGAAGGGGTTAATCTGGCAAGGATGAAAAGTGCTGCTCAAAAATTTGGGTTAGGGTACCAACCTAACCAAAAGGATTATCAGTGGGCTGCTGGTCGGAGAAGGGCAAGAAGGATGGCTAGAATTAAAGGAAGAGAGCCTGATGAAGAAAAGCTAGAAATCCCTCCCCTTAGCGTGTCATTCCCAAAAGCTGCATacataatgcaacatgataaagaagCCGAAAGCCTTGATCAAGAGCTGTCAAGCATGAGCATAAATACCTTGGGGGAAAACAAGGTGGAAGGAGATGACATGAAGACAGTAGCAAGAAAGGGAGACGAAGCACTCCCACAACTGACGGTCTACACCATAGAAGAAGTCTccgccaagacctttgtgcgcaa GCTAGTAGAACAACAGGAACAAACTTGGAAACCTGCTGCAGAGGAACTCGAAACCATCAATGTGGGTAATGATCAGctcaagaaagagttgaaaataggtacCTTAGTTACTTCTGAACAAAGGACAAAAATGATCGCCCTGTTACAAGAATATGcagatgtctttgcttggtcTTATGAAGATATGCCCGGTTTGGACACAAATATTGTAGTACACAAGATACCGTTGGAAGAAGGTTGTAAACCAGTCAAGCAGAAGCTGAGGAGGGCCCACCCGGATGTCTGGATCAAGGTTAAGGTAGAACTCGAGAAGCAATGGGATGCTGGCTTTCTAGAAGTAGTTAGATATCCACAATGGGTATCTAACATTGTtgtggtgcctaagaaggaggggaagattAGAGTGTGCGTGGATTTTCAGAATTTGAATAAAGTTAGCCCCAAGGATGATTTTCctctaccacacatagatgttttGGTGGACAACGCGGCCCGGAGTTCCatatattcctttatggatggt ttttcaggatacaaccagataaaaatggctccggaggataagacgaaaacaacttttgtcacaccGTGGGGAACATTCTGCTAtaaggtcatgccatttggattgaagaatgcaggagcaacctatcaaagagcaatggtgactttgttccacgacatgatgcacaaggaaattgaggtgtatgtagacgacatgattgccaagtctaaaagaggagaggatcatgttgaagttttgaggaagtTGTTTGAGAGATTGAGGAAGTATGAATTAAGGCTCAATCCTGCAAAATGTTCATTCGGGGTTAAATCGGGTAAGctgttaggatttgtggtaagtgatagaggtatagaggtggatccagaTAAAGTAAAGGTCATCCAAGCTATGTCATCCCCTAAGACAGAGAAGgaagtaagaggattcttgggaagGATAAACTACATTGCTCGGTTCATAGCTCAGTTAACAACGACGTGTGAACCAATATTCCGActactaaggaaaaagaatcccggaacctggaatgaggagtgtgaggaggcattcaataaaatcaagtatTATTTGCAAAATCCACCTTTACTGGTCCCTCCGGTATCGGGAAAACCTCTAGTATTGTATCTAACAGTGACTGAAGCAGCTatgggatgtgtattgggtcagcatgatgaaaccgggaggaaggaaagagctatttattacttaagtaagaaattcactgaatgtgagtctagatacacgGAGATAGAAAGGCTTTGTTGTGCATTGGTGTGGGCAGCAAAGAGGTTGCGgcattatatgttatactataccacttggttgatttcaaaagtaGATCCTCTGAGGTACATTTGTAACAAGCCATTTCTCTCAAGTCGAATTGCAAGGTGGCAAGTTCTATTAGCAGAATATGACATTGTATACATGACAAGGAAAGCTGTAAAAGGAAGTGCAATCGCGGACCATCTGGCcgataatgctgttgaagattacgaacctttggattttgacttccctgatgaagatatattgttaatagagaaagaagaagagaagacagattggtggacAATGTTTTTTGATGGTGCagtgaatgtatatggtaacggggctggtgcggtaataatctctcctaATAAGAAACAGTATCCAGTTTCGGTAAAACTACATTTCGAGTGCACCAACAAcacagctgagtatgaagcttgtatcCTTGGTCTAGAAGCGGCATTAGAGCtgaagataaagaagttagatgtgtacggagattcaatgttgattatctgtCAGGTTAAGGGGGAATGGCAGACCAAAGAGGAAAAGTTGAGGTCGTACCAGGAATACCTGTCCACACTAGCaaaggaatttgaagaaattagattcaCCCATCTGGGAAGGGAGGGGAACCATTTTGCAGATGCTTTGGCCACGCTAGCTGCTATGACTACCATTGATCTCAAGTGCAAGGTACAACCGCTACACATTGATATTAGAAACGACCCAGCTCActgttgcttagttgaaggagagatgGACGGACAAccttggtattatgatatcaagaaccttGTGCAAAATCATGTATATCCGGTGGGAGCTTCCAAAACGGATAAGAAAACCTTGAGAAGGTTAGCTGTAGACTTCTATCtagatggagagattttgtacaaaagatcatttgatggaaccctgctaaggtgtttgaatgaggaagatgctagaaaggcattacgggaggtccatgaggggatttgctcaacccatgctagcgggcatatgatagcaaggaaaatccaaagggctggttatttttggatgacactagagaaagactgtatcgactatgtcaggaaatgtcatAAATGTCAAGTTTACAGTGACAAGGTCAATATGCCACCAGCTCCGCTGTTTAATCTAATATCTCCTtggccatttgcaatgtggggaattgaTGTAATTGGTCCGgttaacccaaaagctagcaaTGGGCATAGATTCATCCTTGTGGCTATTGACTACTTCACCAAATGGGTGGAAGCTAATTCGTATGCCCATGTAACACAGAAGGTAGTGAAGAGGTTCATAGAAAAGGAtttgatttgtcgatatggtcctccggaaaagatagtgacagataatgcacagaatttcaatggcaaaatgataGTGGAGCTGtgtactaaatggaaaatcaagcattcgaaTTCCTCACCATACCGACCAAAAATGAATGGCGCAGTAGAAGccgccaacaagaacatcaagaagattattcagaaaatggtagtcacatacagagattggcatgagatgttgtcatTCGCTCTTCACGCATACCGCACTACAGTTAGGACCTCGACGGGAACCACTCCATATTCTCTGGTGTACGGTATGGAAGCAGTGATGCCTTTGGAAGTAGAAATCCCGTCGTTAAGAGTATTGATGGACTCCGAATTAGAAGAGGCCGAGTGGGCCAAAGTGAGATATGAGCAACTGAAcctgatcagtgaaaagaggatggccgcaatatgtcatcaccaactgtaccagaaacgaatggccaaggcatatgataagaaggttagaccacggttgtttcaagaaggggatctagtattgaagaaaatattgtcactACCTGGAGACGATCAAAGCAAATGGGCACCGAATTACGAAGGTCCTTACATAGTAAAGAAGGCATTCTCAGGAGGAGCACTGAAGttggctagaatggatggagaagacctagctcgacctgtgaattctgactctgtaaaaagatattatgcttga